One Saprospiraceae bacterium DNA window includes the following coding sequences:
- a CDS encoding amidohydrolase family protein: MRKISADLVFPIARPPIAQGVVITDPTGKILALERRDQHDPASLEIHRGILTPGFVNTHCHLELSHMKGKVHTGTGLIPFITSVVTQRNAASEFIAEAIAQAEAEMLAGGIVALGDISNAPDTFAVKAKGRMRYHTFVELFDFLQTSGADKAFADWSAVYEQIELAPGSARSLVPHAPYSVSQRLFQKINDFNAPAAPVTVSIHNQETPPENELFEQGRGAFFDFYGKFGISLEHFQPTGKPSIHYALEHLNPAHRTLFVHNTLTSKADIEAAHAWSHKVFWATCPNANLYIENRLPHYQHFLDANARVTIGTDSLTSNWQLSILEEMKTIALYQSYVPFETLLRWATLNGAQALGFDDTLGSLEEGKVPGVLLLQGMEAGMKLSAQASVRRLV; the protein is encoded by the coding sequence ATGCGCAAAATCTCCGCCGACTTGGTTTTTCCCATAGCCCGCCCGCCCATCGCACAGGGCGTGGTCATCACCGACCCTACGGGCAAAATCCTCGCCCTCGAACGCCGCGACCAACACGACCCCGCCAGTCTGGAAATACACCGGGGCATTCTCACGCCAGGGTTCGTGAACACCCATTGCCACCTCGAGCTCTCCCACATGAAAGGCAAGGTGCATACTGGCACGGGGCTGATACCTTTCATCACAAGCGTGGTGACACAGCGCAACGCCGCGTCTGAGTTCATTGCCGAGGCCATCGCGCAAGCAGAAGCCGAGATGTTGGCAGGCGGCATCGTGGCACTGGGCGACATCTCCAACGCCCCCGACACCTTTGCCGTGAAGGCCAAGGGCCGAATGCGCTACCACACTTTTGTCGAGCTCTTCGACTTCTTGCAAACATCCGGCGCGGACAAGGCTTTTGCCGACTGGTCGGCGGTGTATGAGCAAATCGAACTGGCACCCGGCAGTGCCCGTTCGCTGGTGCCTCACGCGCCCTATTCGGTGAGCCAACGGCTGTTTCAAAAAATCAACGATTTCAACGCACCCGCCGCACCCGTCACGGTGAGCATTCACAACCAAGAAACGCCGCCGGAGAATGAGCTTTTTGAGCAGGGTAGGGGGGCATTTTTCGATTTTTATGGAAAATTCGGCATCTCGCTCGAGCATTTTCAACCCACAGGCAAACCCTCCATTCACTATGCGCTGGAGCATCTCAACCCCGCCCACCGCACGCTTTTCGTTCACAATACCCTGACCTCCAAAGCCGATATAGAGGCGGCCCACGCATGGAGTCACAAGGTTTTTTGGGCAACGTGTCCGAATGCCAATCTGTACATCGAAAACCGCCTACCTCACTACCAGCATTTCCTCGATGCCAATGCCCGCGTCACCATCGGCACCGACAGCCTCACCTCGAATTGGCAACTGTCCATTCTGGAGGAGATGAAAACAATTGCTCTATATCAGAGCTATGTGCCATTTGAGACCCTGCTGCGCTGGGCGACTTTGAACGGTGCACAGGCGCTGGGTTTTGATGACACGCTGGGTAGTTTGGAGGAAGGGAAGGTGCCGGGTGTGCTGCTGTTGCAAGGAATGGAGGCCGGTATGAAATTGAGTGCGCAGGCAAGTGTGAGAAGATTGGTATAG
- a CDS encoding Gfo/Idh/MocA family oxidoreductase, translating to MIKRRKFIKQAAIGTVVVGAAAVGISQILPKRKKESLGVALVGLGYYSTDILAPALQLTAHCHLAGIVTGSPEKAERWKRKHNLPDKNIYDYRNFDRIADNPDIDVVYVVLPPVLHKEFTIRAANAGKHVWCEKPMAMTASECEAMIKACADNKVKLTIGYRMQHEPNTQEIIGYGRNKTFGKIKMISVAAGYFDPRTDHWKQNRAMGGGAMYDMGVYSLNAARYVTGEEPLAVLAQEKTTRPEIYSDVDETTIFQLEFPSGALANCATSLGMSMNYLYVTAEQGWYRLDPFQAYSGIQGESNRGKLALKIPNQQAKQMDDDALAIVNNTAVIVPGEEGLRDIRVVEAIQLSAREGRRVIL from the coding sequence ATGATAAAACGCAGAAAATTCATCAAACAAGCCGCCATCGGCACTGTGGTCGTTGGTGCTGCCGCGGTTGGCATTTCCCAAATTTTGCCCAAAAGAAAAAAAGAAAGTCTCGGCGTGGCGCTAGTGGGGCTGGGCTATTACAGCACTGACATTCTCGCGCCAGCCTTGCAACTGACAGCACACTGCCACCTCGCGGGCATCGTGACAGGCTCGCCCGAAAAGGCGGAGCGATGGAAGCGAAAACACAACCTGCCCGACAAAAACATCTACGATTACCGCAATTTTGACCGCATTGCCGACAATCCCGACATAGATGTGGTGTATGTAGTGCTTCCGCCTGTGCTCCACAAAGAATTCACCATCAGAGCGGCCAACGCGGGCAAGCACGTCTGGTGCGAAAAACCGATGGCCATGACGGCTTCAGAATGTGAAGCCATGATAAAAGCCTGTGCCGACAACAAAGTGAAACTCACCATCGGCTACCGGATGCAACACGAGCCGAACACGCAGGAAATCATCGGGTATGGCCGCAACAAGACTTTCGGGAAAATAAAGATGATTTCGGTGGCGGCGGGCTACTTCGACCCTCGCACCGACCATTGGAAGCAAAACCGCGCTATGGGCGGCGGCGCTATGTACGATATGGGGGTGTACTCGCTCAACGCGGCCCGATACGTCACTGGGGAAGAGCCGCTAGCTGTGCTGGCTCAGGAAAAAACCACTCGCCCGGAAATTTATTCCGATGTGGACGAGACCACGATTTTCCAGCTGGAGTTTCCATCGGGCGCATTGGCCAACTGCGCCACCAGCCTCGGCATGAGCATGAATTATCTGTACGTCACCGCCGAGCAAGGCTGGTATCGGCTCGACCCTTTCCAAGCATACAGCGGCATTCAAGGCGAGTCCAACAGGGGCAAACTCGCCCTGAAAATCCCCAACCAGCAGGCCAAGCAGATGGACGACGACGCGCTTGCGATTGTCAACAACACCGCCGTTATCGTGCCGGGCGAGGAAGGCCTGCGCGACATTCGGGTGGTGGAAGCCATCCAATTGTCGGCAAGAGAAGGCCGGAGAGTAATCCTTTAA